One window from the genome of Cryobacterium sp. GrIS_2_6 encodes:
- the rpmD gene encoding 50S ribosomal protein L30 yields MARLKVTQIKSKISEKQNQRDTLRSLGLKRIGAVVIREDNSQNRGYVNTVAHLVKVEEID; encoded by the coding sequence ATGGCTCGCCTCAAAGTGACACAGATCAAGTCCAAAATTAGTGAGAAGCAGAACCAGCGCGACACGCTTCGCAGCCTGGGTCTCAAGCGCATTGGCGCCGTCGTGATCCGCGAGGACAACTCGCAGAACCGCGGCTATGTCAACACGGTTGCTCACCTCGTGAAGGTCGAGGAGATTGACTAA
- the rplO gene encoding 50S ribosomal protein L15, producing MADEKDAAATAATKPATAKKAAPKAAAAKTAPAEKREQVLKVHHLRPAPGSKKDRMRVGRGEGSKGKTAGRGTKGTKARYNVRIGFEGGQMPLHMRTPKLRGFKNPFRVEYQVVNLDRLAELYPNGGDVTIADLVAKGAVRDNEKIKVLGNGEIAVKLNIAVDKVSSSAEQKIVAAGGSIK from the coding sequence ATGGCTGACGAGAAGGACGCTGCCGCCACGGCAGCAACCAAGCCCGCCACCGCAAAGAAGGCTGCCCCCAAGGCTGCCGCCGCGAAGACTGCACCCGCTGAGAAGCGCGAGCAGGTGCTGAAGGTCCACCACCTTCGCCCCGCTCCCGGTTCGAAGAAGGACCGTATGCGCGTCGGCCGCGGTGAAGGATCCAAGGGTAAGACCGCGGGTCGTGGCACCAAGGGCACCAAGGCACGCTACAACGTGCGCATCGGCTTCGAGGGTGGGCAGATGCCTCTGCACATGCGTACCCCGAAGCTGCGCGGGTTCAAGAACCCGTTCCGCGTCGAGTACCAGGTCGTCAACCTCGACCGTCTCGCCGAGCTCTACCCGAACGGTGGCGATGTCACCATCGCCGACCTGGTTGCCAAGGGCGCCGTTCGTGACAACGAAAAAATCAAGGTGCTCGGTAACGGTGAAATTGCCGTTAAGCTGAACATTGCGGTCGACAAGGTTTCCAGCTCAGCTGAGCAGAAGATCGTCGCCGCGGGTGGCTCAATCAAGTAA
- the secY gene encoding preprotein translocase subunit SecY, translating into MFSAIARIFRTPDLRKKIGFSLGIVALFRLGSFIPSPFVDFGNVQACLAANQGTSGLYELVNLFSGGALLQLSVFALGIMPYITASIIVQLLRVVIPHFETLYKEGASGQSTLTQYTRYLTIALGILQSTTLITVARSGALFGTSSSSECSQLITNDAWYAIMLMVITMTAGTGVIMWMGELITERGIGNGMSLLIFTSIAARFPNSLGSILNQKGLDTFLIVIAVGLLVVAAVVFVEQSQRRIPVQYAKRMVGRRTYGGNNTYIPIKVNMAGVVPVIFASSLLYLPALIAQFNQPAAGQAPAAWVSWVTNNLTKGDHPLYMLMYFLLIVGFTYFYVAITFNPEEVADNMKKYGGFIPGIRAGRPTAEYLDFVLTRVTLPGALYLGLIALLPLIAFSVIGADQNFPFGGASILIIVGVGLETVKQIDSQLQQRHYEGLLR; encoded by the coding sequence TTGTTCAGCGCCATAGCGCGGATCTTCCGCACGCCCGACCTTCGCAAGAAAATCGGATTCAGCCTCGGTATCGTGGCTCTGTTCCGACTGGGCTCGTTCATCCCCTCTCCCTTCGTGGACTTCGGAAACGTGCAAGCGTGTCTAGCGGCGAACCAGGGCACCAGCGGCCTGTACGAACTCGTCAACCTGTTCAGCGGTGGCGCGCTGCTGCAGCTGTCGGTCTTCGCGCTCGGCATCATGCCGTACATCACGGCCTCGATCATCGTGCAGCTCCTGCGCGTGGTCATCCCACACTTCGAGACCCTCTACAAAGAGGGCGCGTCCGGGCAGAGCACGCTCACCCAGTACACGCGCTATCTCACGATCGCCCTCGGCATCCTCCAGTCGACGACGCTCATCACGGTCGCCCGCAGCGGCGCACTGTTCGGCACCTCCTCCAGCTCCGAGTGCTCTCAGCTCATCACCAACGACGCCTGGTACGCCATCATGCTCATGGTCATCACCATGACGGCAGGAACCGGCGTCATCATGTGGATGGGTGAGCTCATCACCGAACGCGGCATCGGCAACGGCATGTCGCTCCTCATCTTCACGTCCATCGCGGCGCGCTTCCCGAACTCCCTCGGCTCGATCCTCAACCAGAAGGGCCTCGACACCTTCCTGATCGTGATCGCGGTCGGACTGCTCGTCGTCGCGGCCGTCGTGTTCGTCGAACAGTCGCAACGACGCATCCCGGTGCAGTACGCCAAGCGGATGGTCGGACGCCGGACATACGGCGGCAACAACACGTACATTCCGATCAAGGTCAACATGGCCGGCGTCGTCCCCGTTATCTTCGCGTCCTCGCTGCTGTACCTGCCGGCCCTGATCGCGCAGTTCAACCAGCCGGCCGCCGGACAGGCCCCGGCGGCGTGGGTCTCCTGGGTCACGAACAACCTGACCAAGGGCGACCACCCGCTCTACATGCTGATGTACTTCCTGCTCATCGTCGGGTTCACCTACTTCTACGTCGCGATCACCTTCAACCCAGAAGAGGTCGCCGACAACATGAAGAAGTACGGCGGATTCATCCCCGGCATCCGTGCCGGACGCCCGACCGCCGAGTACCTCGACTTCGTGCTGACTCGGGTGACCCTTCCCGGAGCGCTCTACCTCGGCCTGATCGCCCTGCTGCCGTTGATCGCTTTCTCAGTGATCGGAGCCGACCAGAACTTCCCGTTCGGCGGCGCAAGCATCCTGATCATCGTCGGTGTCGGCCTCGAGACGGTCAAGCAGATCGACTCCCAGCTGCAGCAGCGTCACTACGAAGGGCTCCTCCGATGA
- a CDS encoding adenylate kinase, producing MTRLLVIGPPGAGKGTQAVRLAAAFGIPAVSTGDIFRFNVANQTELGLKAKAFMDKGAYVPDSLTNEIVADRLAQADAAGGFLLDGYPRTLEQVHELDRLLDADGTALDAVVQISADTDEVVARLLKRAAEQGRADDTADVIRHRLEVYSEQTAPLIDVYGARGLVVTVDGLGAVDAVTERILSALAERELHAVDINTDAPSAS from the coding sequence ATGACCCGCCTGCTCGTGATCGGCCCGCCCGGCGCCGGCAAGGGCACCCAGGCGGTTCGCCTGGCCGCTGCCTTCGGGATCCCCGCCGTCTCGACCGGCGACATCTTCCGCTTCAACGTGGCGAACCAGACCGAACTCGGCCTCAAGGCCAAGGCGTTCATGGACAAGGGCGCCTACGTGCCAGACTCGCTGACCAATGAGATCGTCGCCGACCGGCTCGCCCAGGCGGATGCCGCGGGCGGTTTCCTCCTGGACGGCTACCCGCGCACGCTCGAACAGGTGCACGAGCTCGACCGCCTGCTCGACGCCGACGGCACCGCACTCGATGCCGTCGTCCAGATCTCAGCGGACACCGACGAAGTCGTCGCCCGTCTGCTCAAGCGCGCGGCCGAACAGGGTCGAGCGGACGACACGGCCGACGTCATCCGTCACCGTCTCGAGGTTTACTCGGAGCAGACCGCTCCGCTTATCGACGTGTACGGGGCCCGCGGGCTCGTTGTCACCGTTGACGGCCTCGGTGCCGTCGATGCGGTGACCGAGCGCATTCTGAGTGCCCTCGCGGAGCGCGAGCTTCACGCCGTCGACATCAATACG